A portion of the Carcharodon carcharias isolate sCarCar2 chromosome 18, sCarCar2.pri, whole genome shotgun sequence genome contains these proteins:
- the LOC121290320 gene encoding uncharacterized protein C3orf38 homolog, with the protein MSHFSAMQKLGCTETLQSLSCSDLLALKDTIATKLTNIWTKEEAIGVILNYSQSAEELLKRRKIVREAILKYLIRHDVVIKVSADKQQLIGEALFYWTQKEWNRKELIDRTKHKLEQNVKQEIANAKIKAMAQEVKVAGIELEQARQVQDQLRRQLEEQARKREEEQARQAEEQKIRQAEEQIKRRVQEQITEQVLDERKRQLEMQMNIHLNVTQYKAPSQAEGDFDCQIIGEEFCKWFFILLNSQNPSFGRQPEEWGPQHFWDDAILHFAYSVQEDIIEQYQSSAMVSLRLLSLVKDEQLLFNPNISKNGMRCVTSPHGLVAIAVAGTIHMNTQCLGIFEQLFGLVRTPVGRNNWKMKYVNLQVKALIGQQEINQPSLSIELPALVAHLNELNAFLK; encoded by the exons ATGTCTCATTTTTCTGCAATGCAAAAATTAGGGTGCACTGAAACCCTACAATCCTTAAGCTGCAGTGATTTGTTAGCACTGAAGGACACCATAGCCACCAAGTTGACGAACATATGGACTAAAGAAG AAGCCATCGGTGTCATTCTAAACTATAGCCAAAGTGCTGAAGAACTACTAAAACGGCGGAAGATTGTGCGAGAGGCAATATTGAAGTACTTAATCAGACATGACGTTGTAATTAAAGTTTCAGCAGACAAACAGCAACTTATTGGCGAGGCTTTGTTCTACTGGACACAGAAAGAATGGAACAGAAAAGAGCTAATAGATCGAACAAAACATAAATTGGAGCAAAATGTAAAGCAGGAAATTGCAAATGCAAAGATAAAAGCCATGGCACAAGAAGTCAAGGTGGCAGGGATAGAATTGGAGCAGGCAAGACAAGTACAGGATCAGTTGAGAAGACAACTGGAGGAGCAGGCAAGGAAACGAGAGGAGGAGCAGGCAAGACAAGCAGAAGAACAGAAAATAAGGCAAGCCGAGGAGCAAATTAAGAGACGAGTGCAAGAGCAAATAACAGAACAAGTGCTGGATGAGAGAAAGAGGCAACTGGAAATGCAAATGAATATACATTTGAATGTTACACAG TACAAGGCGCCATCTCAGGCAGAGGGAGACTTTGACTGCCAAATAATAGGAGAGGAGTTCTGCAAATGGTTCtttattcttctgaattcccaaaATCCTTCATTCGGCCGACAACCAGAAGAGTGGGGTCCACAGCACTTTTGGGATGATGCAATACTTCACTTTGCTTATTCTGTCCAGGAAGACATAATAGAGCAATATCAGAGTTCAGCAATGGTCAGTCTGCGCTTGCTGTCTCTGGTGAAGGATGAACAACTGCTCTTCAATCCCAACATCAGCAAGAATGGCATGAGATGTGTAACTTCTCCACATGGGTTAGTTGCCATAGCAGTGGCTGGCACCATTCATATGAACACGCAGTGCCTTGGTATTTTTGAGCAGCTCTTTGGGCTTGTCCGCACACCAGTCGGCAGAAACAACTGGAAAATGAAATATGTTAACCTTCAAGTGAAAGCTTTGATTGGTCAGCAGGAAATCAACCAACCCAGTTTATCTATTGAGCTGCCTGCACTAGTGGCCCATCTCAATGAATTAAATGCATTTCTCAAGTAA
- the c18h3orf38 gene encoding uncharacterized protein C3orf38 homolog isoform X2 gives MDSYLEAMDAILCYSQSAEELLKRKKIHREIIFQYLAKHNIVVPCNAEKHQLVQKVIEYWREGGTASQKNNSSGSTSGNNVPPHDVAANYKYDYQAMGLEFCKWFYQLLNSQNPLLQEQSKEWGPQHFWEDVILKFSYRTSEQQLEVYTGAVMVSLRLLALTKEEHLFLNPNLTGSGLKCIHSPHGLVIIAVAGTIHRESICLGIFEQIFGLIRCPSSENNWKMKFVHLKITGHGAAAQVAVQPNEDADLPIIKYESNELLQVFEEHTVGICD, from the exons ATGGATTCATATTTAG AAGCAATGGATGCAATACTGTGTTACAGTCAGAGCGCTGAAGAGCTACTGAAAAGGAAGAAGATCCACCGTGAGATAATATTTCAATATTTAGCAAAACATAACATTGTTGTGCCATGTAATGCAGAGAAACATCAGCTTGTTCAGAAAGTTATAGAATATTGGAGGGAAGGCGGCACAGCATCCCAG AAAAATAATTCTTCAGGAAGCACATCAGGAAATAACGTCCCACCACATGATGTAGCAGCAAACTACAAGTATGATTACCAAGCTATGGGACTCGAATTCTGCAAGTGGTTTTATCAGCTTTTGAACTCCCAGAATCCTTTACTGCAAGAACAATCGAAAGAGTGGGGCCCCCAGCACTTTTGGGAAGATGTTATACTTAAATTTTCCTACAGAACTTCCGAGCAGCAGTTGGAGGTATACACTGGCGCAGTTATGGTCAGCCTCCGTTTATTAGCACTGACAAAAGAGGAACATCTATTCCTGAATCCTAACCTGACTGGCAGTGGACTGAAGTGCATCCATTCACCTCATGGATTAGTCATTATTGCAGTGGCTGgcaccattcacagagagtcaatcTGCCTGGGAATTTTTGAGCAAATCTTTGGTCTTATCCGTTGTCCAAGCAGTGAGAATAATTGGAAGATGAAATTTGTCCACCTAAAGATCACTGGTCATGGTGCAGCAGCGCAGGTGGCTGTCCAGCCCAATGAGGATGCAGATCTCCCTATCATCAAATATGAATCCAATGAGCTCCTGCAAGTTTTTGAAGAACACACTGTAGGAATTTGTGATTGA
- the c18h3orf38 gene encoding uncharacterized protein C3orf38 homolog isoform X1, which yields MLSEREQCGCRELLQILAQGELISVADTVTNRMLKIENSAEAMDAILCYSQSAEELLKRKKIHREIIFQYLAKHNIVVPCNAEKHQLVQKVIEYWREGGTASQKNNSSGSTSGNNVPPHDVAANYKYDYQAMGLEFCKWFYQLLNSQNPLLQEQSKEWGPQHFWEDVILKFSYRTSEQQLEVYTGAVMVSLRLLALTKEEHLFLNPNLTGSGLKCIHSPHGLVIIAVAGTIHRESICLGIFEQIFGLIRCPSSENNWKMKFVHLKITGHGAAAQVAVQPNEDADLPIIKYESNELLQVFEEHTVGICD from the exons ATGTtatcggagagggagcagtgcggctGCCGGGAGCTGCTGCAGATCCTGGCCCAGGGCGAGCTCATCTCGGTGGCCGACACCGTCACCAATCGCATGTTGAAGATAGAGAACAGCGCAG AAGCAATGGATGCAATACTGTGTTACAGTCAGAGCGCTGAAGAGCTACTGAAAAGGAAGAAGATCCACCGTGAGATAATATTTCAATATTTAGCAAAACATAACATTGTTGTGCCATGTAATGCAGAGAAACATCAGCTTGTTCAGAAAGTTATAGAATATTGGAGGGAAGGCGGCACAGCATCCCAG AAAAATAATTCTTCAGGAAGCACATCAGGAAATAACGTCCCACCACATGATGTAGCAGCAAACTACAAGTATGATTACCAAGCTATGGGACTCGAATTCTGCAAGTGGTTTTATCAGCTTTTGAACTCCCAGAATCCTTTACTGCAAGAACAATCGAAAGAGTGGGGCCCCCAGCACTTTTGGGAAGATGTTATACTTAAATTTTCCTACAGAACTTCCGAGCAGCAGTTGGAGGTATACACTGGCGCAGTTATGGTCAGCCTCCGTTTATTAGCACTGACAAAAGAGGAACATCTATTCCTGAATCCTAACCTGACTGGCAGTGGACTGAAGTGCATCCATTCACCTCATGGATTAGTCATTATTGCAGTGGCTGgcaccattcacagagagtcaatcTGCCTGGGAATTTTTGAGCAAATCTTTGGTCTTATCCGTTGTCCAAGCAGTGAGAATAATTGGAAGATGAAATTTGTCCACCTAAAGATCACTGGTCATGGTGCAGCAGCGCAGGTGGCTGTCCAGCCCAATGAGGATGCAGATCTCCCTATCATCAAATATGAATCCAATGAGCTCCTGCAAGTTTTTGAAGAACACACTGTAGGAATTTGTGATTGA